The nucleotide window ACCCGGCCAGCGCACGACCATCGGGCAGCGATAGCCGCCCTCCCAGGCCTCGCCCTTCTGGCCCTTGAACGGCGTGATGCCGCCGTCGGGGAAGGTGATGGCCTCGGCGCCGTTGTCCGAGGTGAAGACGATGATGGTGTTGTCGAGCTGGCCCATCTCCTCGAGCTTGTGCATCACGTAGCCGATGTTGTCGTCGAGCTGCTTCATGCCCGCTTCGTTGATGCCCCAATCCTTGCCGCCCGCGGTGCCGACCATGGCCATGTACTTGGGCGGCAACATCGTCGTGACGTGCATGCGCGCGGGGTTGTACCAAACGAAGAACGGCTTTCCGGTCTTCTTGGGGTCGTTGCGATCGAGGAAATCGATAACTTTTGAAGAGATCTCCTCGTCGATTGTCTTCGAGCGCTCCAGCGTGAGCGGGCCCTCGTCCTTGCAGGTTTGATTCTTCTCGGTGCCGTCGGCCGAGTGGCAGAAGAGGACCGGGCGCGGAGGCGTCAGGCACGCGGTCGTCTTGGGATCCACGGCGCCCGGCACCTCGGCGACGCCAGGGATCGGCGTGTTCTTGCACGGAGGAGCGATGCCCTGTTGGTTGGGCGTCTTGTTGATGTCGGGGAAGCTCACCTGCTGCATCGCATCCAGGTGGTACAGATAGCCCCAGTACTCTTGAAAACCGTGAGCGGTGGGCAGCGACTCCGTGTGATCACCGAGGTGGTTCTTTCCGAACTCACCTGTGGTGTACCCGAGGTCGTGCAGGAACACCGCGACCGAGGGCGTGCCCTTGCGCAGCCACGACGGGCTTCCCGGGAGCTGCGGCGGAATCATGCCCGTGCGCAGCGGATACATCCCGGTGAAGAACGCATTGCGCCCCGAGGTGCAGCTCTGCATCCCGAGGTAGTCCATGAAGATGGCGCCCTCGTGGCCGATACGATCGATGTTGGGTGTCTCTCCGACCATGAGGCCGCGGTGGTAGATGCTCGGCTGCATGAAGCCGATGTCATCGCCCATGATGAAGAGGATGTTGGGCTTCTGGCCTTCGGCTGTCGCCGCGGCGGCGCTGCGAGCCGCGAACAGGGACGCCAACGCGAGCGTGAGACGCATTCCACGAGTGCTCATTGTCTAGTCCCCCCGCTGCTCCGCAAGCGAATGCGTGAGAGCCAGGCGAGGAGGTAGGCACTGGCTCGCTTGCCTGCAAGGGCCGCGGCCGCCGCCCTTTTGCATTGATGCGAGAGGGCCAATGAAGGCGGCGCTGGCGAATGTCGCGGGTGCACGTTCCCCTGGGATCTGTACGATGATGCGCGTCGCCAGGGCTGGACAGTCATCAGTATGAAGAATGACTGGCGTCGGATCTTCGCGTTTGAACAGTGGCTCGTCCTCGAGCGTGAATTGCGCGCGGCGGCCGAATAGAAGCGCGGGATGAAGAACGCGATCGTGCTCGGGCTCGTGGGCTTCGTTGCGTGTCACAGCAAGCAACCCGACGTCGCCACGGCCGCGCCCACCCATGAGCCCTGGGCGCCTCGGATCAACGCCGCGAAGCCGCCGGGGCCCGCGCCGGAAGGCATGGTGTGGATCCCGGGAGGCAACTTCTGGATGGGCACCAGCGACGAGCACATGCCCGATACGCAGCCGCTGCACCGTGTGACCGTCGACGGCTTCTGGATGGACACGACGGTCGTCACGAACGCGCGCTTCGACCAATTCGTGAAGACCACGGGCTACGTGACCCTCGCCGAGAAGAAGCCGCGCATCGAGGACTATCCCGACGCGATCCCCGAGAACCTGGTGGCCGGCTCCGTGGTCTTCACGCCGCCGAAGCAGGAGGTGCCGCTCGACGACCACTTCCGCTGGTGGAGCTACGTCCCAGGTGCAAACTGGCGGCACCCGGAGGGGCCGCTTTCAGGCATCGAGACGCGCGCGAAGCACCCGGTGGTGCACATTGCCTATGAAGATGCGGTTGC belongs to Deltaproteobacteria bacterium and includes:
- a CDS encoding formylglycine-generating enzyme family protein, which codes for MKNAIVLGLVGFVACHSKQPDVATAAPTHEPWAPRINAAKPPGPAPEGMVWIPGGNFWMGTSDEHMPDTQPLHRVTVDGFWMDTTVVTNARFDQFVKTTGYVTLAEKKPRIEDYPDAIPENLVAGSVVFTPPKQEVPLDDHFRWWSYVPGANWRHPEGPLSGIETRAKHPVVHIAYEDAVAFCNWANGRLPTEAEFEFASRGGLDRKRYVWGDEFMPNGKHMANTFQGHFPDTNSSEDGFPSTSPVGTFPANGFGLFDMSGNVWEWTSDWYRADYYQTLADGVAINPQGPPSSFDPSEPKAKKRVHRGGSYLCTDQYCSRYVAGGRGKGEPDTGTNHLGFRCVRAAN
- a CDS encoding arylsulfatase; its protein translation is MSTRGMRLTLALASLFAARSAAAATAEGQKPNILFIMGDDIGFMQPSIYHRGLMVGETPNIDRIGHEGAIFMDYLGMQSCTSGRNAFFTGMYPLRTGMIPPQLPGSPSWLRKGTPSVAVFLHDLGYTTGEFGKNHLGDHTESLPTAHGFQEYWGYLYHLDAMQQVSFPDINKTPNQQGIAPPCKNTPIPGVAEVPGAVDPKTTACLTPPRPVLFCHSADGTEKNQTCKDEGPLTLERSKTIDEEISSKVIDFLDRNDPKKTGKPFFVWYNPARMHVTTMLPPKYMAMVGTAGGKDWGINEAGMKQLDDNIGYVMHKLEEMGQLDNTIIVFTSDNGAEAITFPDGGITPFKGQKGEAWEGGYRCPMVVRWPGHIKPHTVKSDMFAALDWLPTLVDIAGGPKGDALKKQIEAGKYQGIVKTTLDGFDQREYLEGTSEHSARDVFFYYSGATPSAVRYKNWKMYYNMSQPGAEGWILPLIPFHFTLVQNIKRDPFEQAVGESVKSAMGVGGALSGPVTAFQYDWNMLPIGQQLWTKELMSYKEFPPLQAPEAYNLDEIIKQVKDSAKPSE